The window NNNNNNNNNNNNNNNNNNNNNNNNNNNNNNNNNNNNNNNNNNNNNNNNNNNNNNNNNNNNNNNNNNNNNNNNNNNNNNNNNNNNNNNNNNNNNNNNNNNNNNNNNNNNagaaaaaaaaaataagaaaaaaaaaaaaaaaaaaaaaaaaaaaaaaaaaaaaaaaaaaatttatagaaaaatatatatatatatatatatatatatatatatatatatataatttttttttttttttttttttttttttttgtagcTGTTAAAAGTTTACATAAGGGAATATCAGAATTAGTTGTTTTGGCTGCTGATGCTAAACCTTTGGAGATAATATCGCACATACCGCTAGTATGTGAAGACAAGgtgaaaataataaataatggaagcaatatatatatatatatatatatatatatatatttatttttttaattctttttagAATACTCCTTATGTTTATGTAAGAAGCAAGATGGCGTTGGGACGAGCTTGCGGAATTTCACGATCTGTTATTGCAACGTCTATAGTCACAAAAGATGGATCACCGTTAGAAACACAAATTACAGAGCTTAAAGATTTAATTGAACAGATGttaatatgataaaaaaaaaaatatagatatatatattatatatatatatatatatatatatatatatatatatataacaaatatgttaacatttttcttttaaattttcattttcatcctgttttattttattttattttatttatttatatttatatttacatataattaataagtggtgtatatttattttttactttaatattattatctaaacttattaaaaaaataatttccaatattttaatatttaatatatttctttaaatttttattttctttttattaaataacTCTATGAAGAGTTACCAATGCTTTTTTTTACAAGACAAtaattcctttttttaatatagaaaaaaaaaataaataaataaataaacctttgttttttaaaattacgattttatatgtaaaattaaaaaaaataataaattatcatatatattttaaggtacatatatacatatatataataaaattattgtatatatataattttatctttttaattataattttttattttactaTTCGCACAAacaatgaaaaaaatacaaaaaaaaaaaaaaaaaaaaaaaaacaatacaatacaattataattgtattatattaattatatatatatatatataattatttaaaaggGAATAAACCCTTCTCCATTTTTAACCGTTCTgagatatattatattatatatatatgtatataatatatatatatattatatatatacatatatatattatatatataatatattttatttttagatataaataataaataataattattatatattatatgtatttctttatttttacttgtatacatataatacattttaaattataaagttttttttttttttttttttaaatcaaTTTTGgatataagaaaaaaaaaaaaaaaaatataaatatatatataaaaaaatatatatatttatatatatatatatatatatatatatatatatgtatgtatgtaaatatattatatgtgttttatataataaaaaaaataataattatatattaatattttcgtggttataaatatatagtagtttttatcataaaataaataaaaacttatatatatattatatatatatatatatatatatatatatatatatatatatataaataatatatatattttattataatatacatatataatatatgaactaattatatgtttattcatatttatatgctTAAATATTCAatgtttctttttctttccatccatcatattttttgttttatgtAATTAAGAATAGATTAGTACATTGTTTAGAAATATGTTTGTTTCTGTACATTTAcgaaacaaaaaaaaaaaaaaaaaagaaaaaattgaaaagatatatatgcaatatatatatatatattatatatttttatatattaatttttttttttcttttttttttttggtttgATTTTTCCCATTATGCTTATCTGGTTTGTATactataaatttttaaaatatacataattttgttttaggtttgtttttttttttttttttttttttttttttttttttttttccctttttttttttttttttttttttttttttttttttttttttttttttttttttttttttttttttttttttttttttttttttttttttttttttttttttttttttttttttttttttttgttttcacaaatatatgttatatatatatatatatatatatacatatatattttttttttttcctttttatattatatatatatatatatatatatatatgtcttATTCTTGTAAATACCAGATATCATAACATAATATTACTTATCATATGCTAcagtttatatatttgttttcttatttatttattttttatttttcttcttattattagtattttttttttgtacatataaatgtaaaatatatttttatatattataatttaatcttcttatttatactatttggtatgtatgtatgtatgtatgtatgtgtaaatatattcttgcttttttttccttttgCAAAGAAATTAAAGCAAACAATTAAGATTACAAATAGTTACAAgaatgtatatttttacaatgTTAAAcaattgtatatataaagggGAAGacaaaaatgaaaataaataaataaataaaataaaatatatatgaaataatatgCGAGCAAACAAAcgtatatacatatatatatatatatatatatatttatatatatatttatatatatttatatttatttatttgtttgtttgtttaTTGGACAACACtgtttataattatatatattaatatcaaCATACTTGTAAAATAAACATGATCACAAAATAAACAGCGacatacatttatttatatatatgtatatgcATGGTTATTTGTCTTTATAAAgcattttatattttttcgATGTGATCCAAGTGcaagttatatatatatatatacataataaacattttataaatttacacattttatacatttatgttttgtacaaaagaaatatatcatttatatatttccaaTAAATTGTgcattttatatttattattttattatatttattatatttattatttaattttttttttttttttgataaaatgaaaatttgCTTAATACCAGTATTTTTATCcctaataatatatgttattttatttttaaaaggGAAGAAAATAGgtgatttatatattactgagcatttaagaaataagtttgaaaatattttattgtattttaatatttttgaagTACAATACCCTCGAagttatataaacaatgaaaaattattagGTTTACATGTAAGAGATATTGAAAAAGATGCATACAGAGTATATCctatattaaaagaattaaaacaaaaagatTATTTCAGAGTGTTCAAGGTAAATTTACATTTATCTTGTAAAGCTTTTTTAAAAGGTAATGAGAAATgtaaagaaataaaaaaatgtagtGTTTGTGAATGTGAACAAGATGAGATACCATATAATTTTCGAACTAATGAAATTGAaattatagaaaataaaatgacAAATGAAGATCTcaaaaaaacatttataGAAAGTAAATTGTATAAAGATATTTTAGGAATATATGCACCTTCAAATGAAGGGTTTATATCTTATGTGGACCTTGTTTATAATTCACCCTCCTTTACAGCATATGAGGGTAGAAATATATggtaagaaaaaaattaaatgagAAAAATTGTTTCGTACACAAAATGgcaaataaatatatacatattatatatatatatatatattaaatatgttcaaattgttttttatttattttttatttattttttatttattttttatttgttttttatttattttttatttattttttatttattttttatttattttttatttgttttttatttattttttattttttttgacCCCTTTAAAGGAATATGATTTACAAAGAAAATTGTTTTCAGAATGAAAAAAGTGAATGTGAAGAAATGAACAGTTtctataaaataatttctGGAATGCAATCCAATATAGCTGTTTTATCATcagaatatttttatttaaagaaCGATTTTGTATTTGGTGAAATCCagataaataataaatttaataatgaCTATTTTAAAAATCTAAATTATGATTATAGTGTGAccttttttaaagaaaaaatagGTTTATATCCAGAAAGAATAGAAAActtatattttacttttGCAATTTTGTTAAGGTCTATGTGCCGTCTTAAGTCGTTATTTAAACAATGTAAATGTAATTCAGGTTtgtttaaaataaaagaaagaGATAAAGATGTGtaaatgtatatgtaaatgtaaatgtatatgtaaatgtatatgtaaatgtaaatgtatatgtaaatgtatatgtaaatgtaaatgtatatgtaaatgtatatgtaaatgtaaatgtatatgtatatgtatatatatatatatatatatatatatatatatatatgtgtttttttttttttttttttNNNNNNNNNNNNNNNNNNNNNNNNNNNNNNNNNNNNNNNNNNNNNNNNNNNNNNNNNNNNNNNNNNNNNNNNNNNNNNNNNNNNNNNNNNNNNNNNNNNNNNNNNNNNNNNNNNNNNNNNNNNNNNNNNNNNNNNNNNNNNNNNNNNNNNNNNNNNNNNNNNNNNNNNNNNNNNNNNNNNNNNNNNNNNNNNNNNNNtttttttttttttttttttttttttttttttttttttttctagGGTATGAACAGAATGATAAAGAAGCAGTGAGACTATTAGATGACCTCTTAgaaaatttttatcattCCTGTTCCTCAAAAGAATTTCTGGAACCTCTTTTTCCACGACATGgaaaagatatattatccAAATTTATGAACATAACAAATATTCTTGATTGTGTACCTTGTGTTAAATGTAGACTACATGGAAAGTTAAAAACAACAGCATTGCAAATAGCACTTGTGGTaagaaaggaaaaaaaaacctTGTATATGTTTATGTGTGCATGTTATTTGTATACCTACATATGgtatatttcttataatacgtatttttataaatgtcTCATTGTTTTAATTActttatttaaaatgtgtaaaaatatatatatatatatatatatgtcatttttttatttttttatttattttgtttatttttttttttttttaggaAGGAGTGAGTGACGAACATATTGGCTCACTTGAACGGAACGAAATCACTGCCCTCATAAATGCCCTATACTATTTTGCAGATtctatattaataataaacaagtaaaaagaaaaaaaaaaaaaacagaaACAGAAACAGAAACATACACCATGCGtgtgaatatatatatatatatatgtttatatattttattttattttttttatttttttgatgCAGATTTGAGGACAGActaaaattaaaaaagaccatttttattttttacgTATTATCGTTTTCtctatttttattcctagtaatatattcaataaTTTTCCTAACTATTCgaaattacaaaaaaaaaaaaaaaaaagtagcataaatgaacatatatatgttacaTTTACAAAggtgaaaaaaaaaaattaagtgaagaaaaaacataaacaagatttatttttacaaattaataaaaaaaaaatatatatatatatatatacatatatatacacatgtatatattatttacataataaCACCTTANNNNNNNNNNNNNNNNNNNNNNNNNNNNNNNNNNNNNNNNNNNNNNNNNNNNNNNNNNNNNNNNNNNNNNNNNNNNNNNNNNNNNNNNNNNNNNNNNNNNNNNNNNNNNNNNNNNNNNNNNNNNNNNNNNNNNNNNNNNNNNNNNNNNNNNNNNNNNNNNNNNNNNNNNNNNNNNNNNNNNNNNNNNNNNNNNNNNNNNNNNNNNNNNNNNNNNNNNNNNNNNNNNNNNNNNNNNNNNNNNNNNNNNNNNNNNNNNNNNNNNNNNNNNNNNNNNNNNNNNNNNNNNNNNNNNNNNNNNNNNNNNNNNNNNNNNNNNNNNNNNNNNNNNNNNNNNNNNNNNNNNNNTTTTtacaaattaataaaaaaaaaatatatatatatatatatacatatatatacacatgtatatattatttacataataaCACCTTAAgtttgttatatatatatatatatatatatatatatatatatatatatatatatttatatttatatttatatttatatttatatttatatttatatttatatttaatactatgtggaaaaaaaaataatgtttcattatatatatattattttttattacctTTTGGACTTTCATTTAATTCAAAAGgcttttatttttttatgtgtaataaatttatatgaaaaattataattatatgtatcataaaattattattttttattattttttttattttattttttcatgaaaccattttattttgtatcatatgattatttaaCCAGAAATGTCAAATATTAATCATTCGCATgaaatacataaaaatataaataaaataaatttttaaaaacaaaatattttctacttaataattaagaaaaagtatattatgaatatgtttattttttttttttttttacaaaatagGGAGGTTAACAAggattatatatatatatatatatatatatcctaatactttttataatatataggtatgtctttataaaatataatatatttttataatatatatatatatatatatatatttttattttcttttttataaatgatTAGTTTCCctttttgtatatttcCATTTGTGCGTCTTCAGttgtaaataaaatataatcattattcatattatttatatgatcaAAATGATTAAAgaatgttatatattttgttgtTGTTAATGAAATCCTTGGGAAAAAATTTGTTTTTgacaatatattattattatcacaaAAGTTCATATGTTCATAAAAAACATGTCCATCATTATTTACTAAACATAAACGTTGTTTATTACAAGCAGCAGAaacaattttataatttcttttcttttttaaattatatttgttattattttttatacttCCCATTGATGAGGTCGATAGGATATTATGCCACTTCTCATTTCgtatatcat of the Plasmodium reichenowi strain SY57 chromosome 11, whole genome shotgun sequence genome contains:
- a CDS encoding splicing factor, putative, whose translation is MPNTLISNESVHNSEVDEEEEEINAKIFPLASPELTNQILDVIQRATVYRQLKRGANEAVKSLHKGISELVVLAADAKPLEIISHIPLVCEDKNTPYVYVRSKMALGRACGISRSVIATSIVTKDGSPLETQITELKDLIEQMLI
- a CDS encoding endoplasmic reticulum oxidoreductin, putative, yielding MKICLIPVFLSLIIYVILFLKGKKIGDLYITEHLRNKFENILLYFNIFEVQYPRSYINNEKLLGLHVRDIEKDAYRVYPILKELKQKDYFRVFKVNLHLSCKAFLKGNEKCKEIKKCSVCECEQDEIPYNFRTNEIEIIENKMTNEDLKKTFIESKLYKDILGIYAPSNEGFISYVDLVYNSPSFTAYEGRNIWNMIYKENCFQNEKSECEEMNSFYKIISGMQSNIAVLSSEYFYLKNDFVFGEIQINNKFNNDYFKNLNYDYSVTFFKEKIGLYPERIENLYFTFAILLRSMCRLKSLFKQCKCNSGYEQNDKEAVRLLDDLLENFYHSCSSKEFLEPLFPRHGKDILSKFMNITNILDCVPCVKCRLHGKLKTTALQIALVEGVSDEHIGSLERNEITALINALYYFADSILIINKFEDRLKLKKTIFIFYVLSFSLFLFLVIYSIIFLTIRNYKKKKKKVA